A window of Thalassophryne amazonica chromosome 21, fThaAma1.1, whole genome shotgun sequence contains these coding sequences:
- the capn3b gene encoding calpain-3b isoform X1 codes for MPRAEALADKMAEENHTGKVPLVEEVEVKALYESESSFGPDDKADYPPAGSNSIYSAILSRNEAVKDAKRLKTFLELKDKYVKKNVVFEDSLFPADDSSLFYSRKLPGNFEWKRPSEICENPHFIIDGANRTDICQGELGDCWLLAAIACLTLNEKLLYRVIPKDQSFTENYAGIFHFQFWRYGEWIDVVVDDRIPTLNNQLVFTKSFRKNEFWSALLEKAYAKLHGSYEALKGGNTLEAMVDFTGGVTEFFELPEAPSELYSIMRRALERGSLMGCSIDVSFAAEMESRTAQGLIRGHAYSIIALEECDSIKHDSKIRLIRLRNPWGRVLWKGPWCPNSKEWSTLSIADKDNLKKQTIEDSEFWMSFEDFKKYFTKMEMCNLTPDTLQGDERHSWTVSVHEGRWVRGSSGGGCRNFPDTFWTNPQYHMRLYEEDDDPDDGQVACTVVVALMQKGRRMQRNKGARLFTIGFSIYEVPKEEIGQNQHLQKDFFLYTASKAKCKTYINLREVTERFRLPPGEYVIIPTTFEPHQEGEFILRVFSEKGNTSEEAENTIGSDEIQQDKQRIEKPIVFVSDRARANKELEHGGIQGEKKKPKFKILQPAEETEDEKQFRAIYKRIAGEDMQICATELKTVLKNVLSKHTQLKTEGFSLETCRSMIALMDTDGTGKLNLQEFKHLWSKIKQWQLIFKKYNKDQSCSISSFEMRNAVNEAGFHLNKQLYDIIAMRYADEHLNIDFDSFICCFVRLEGMFRAFNAFDKDGDGIIKLNVLEWLQLTMYS; via the exons ATGCCACGGGCTGAGGCTCTCGCTGATAAGATGGCAGAAGAAAACCACACAGGCAAAGTTCCTCTGGTGGAAGAAGTTGAGGTGAAAGCGCTCTATGAATCCGAATCATCGTTTGGGCCTGACGACAAAGCGGATTACCCTCCAGCCGGGTCCAACTCCATCTACTCTGCCAttctaagcagaaacgaggctgtcaAGGATGCCAAGAGACTCAAAACCTTTTTAGAGCTGAAAGACAAGTATGTGAAAAAGAACGTGGTGTTTGAAGACTCGCTGTTTCCTGCAGATGACTCCTCGCTCTTCTATAGTCGCAAACTCCCGGGGAATTTTGAATGGAAACGTCCCTCT GAAATTTGTGAAAACCCCCACTTCATCATCGACGGAGCCAACAGGACGGACATCTGTCAAGGAGAACTGG GTGACTGCTGGCTGCTCGCCGCCATCGCCTGTCTGACGCTGAATGAGAAGCTGCTCTACAGAGTGATCCCCAAAGATCAGAGCTTCACCGAGAACTACGCCGGCATCTTCCACTTCCAG ttctgGCGTTATGGAGAATGGATCGATGTGGTCGTGGACGATCGCATCCCCACCCTTAACAACCAGCTTGTGTTCACCAAATCCTTCAGAAAGAACGAGTTCTGGAGTGCTCTTTTGGAAAAAGCTTATGCCAA GTTACACGGATCATATGAAGCGCTGAAAGGGGGCAACACTTTAGAAGCCATGGTAGACTTCACAGGAGGAGTTACAGAGTTCTTTGAGCTGCCTGAAGCACCGAGCGAACTCTACAGCATCATGAGGAGGGCGCTGGAGCGAGGCTCCCTGATGGGCTGCTCTATAGAT GTTTCTTTTGCTGCGGAAATGGAGAGTCGGACTGCTCAGGGCCTTATCAGGGGCCACGCCTACTCCATCATTGCCTTGGAGGAG TGTGATTCCATTAAACATGACAGCAAAATTCGCCTGATACGTTTACGTAATCCCTGGGGTCGGGTTCTGTGGAAGGGACCGTGGTGTCCAAA TTCAAAGGAATGGTCAACCCTTTCCATTGCAGACAAGGACAACTTAAAAAAACAGACTATCGAGGACAGTGAATTCTG GATGTCATTTGAAGATTTCAAGAAGTACTTCACCAAGATGGAGATGTGTAATCTGACCCCAGACACACTGCAGGGCGATGAGAGACACAGCTGGACCGTGTCGGTCCATGAGGGTCGCTGGGTGAGAGGGAGCTCTGGTGGTGGCTGCAGGAACTTTCCAG ACACTTTCTGGACAAACCCTCAGTACCACATGCGACTGTACGAGGAGGACGACGATCCAGATGACGGGCAGGTAGCCTGCACTGTTGTTGTGGCTCTGATGCAGAAGGGTCGAAGGATGCAGCGCAATAAAGGAGCCAGACTTTTCACTATCGGGTTTTCCATTTACGAG GTGCCCAAAGAG GAGATTGGACAGAATCAGCATCTTCAGAAGGATTTCTTTTTGTACACGGCTTCCAAGGCTAAATGCAAAACCTACATTAACCTGCGGGAGGTCACAGAGCGATTCCGTCTGCCTCCAGGAGAGTATGTCATTATCCCCACGACCTTTGAGCCCCATCAAGAGGGAGAGTTCATTCTCAGGGTATTCTCTGAAAAGGGCAACACATCTGA AGAAGCAGAAAACACAATCGGCTCTGATGAAATACAG CAAGATAAGCAAAGGATAGAAAAG CCGATTGTGTTTGTGTCGGACAGAGCACGTGCCAACAAGGAACTCGAGCACGGCGGCATCCAAGGGGAAAAGAAGAAACCAAAG TTTAAAATATTGCAACCTGCGGAAGAGACAGAAGACGAAAAACAGTTTAGGGCCATTTACAAACGGATCGCTGGAGAG GACATGCAGATATGTGCCACGGAACTCAAGACGGTTTTGAAGAACGTGCTCTCCAAAC ATACCCAGTTAAAGACGGAGGGTTTCAGCCTCGAGACATGTCGCAGTATGATCGCATTGATGGAC ACTGATGGGACGGGAAAACTGAATCTGCAAGAGTTCAAGCACTTGTGGAGTAAGATCAAACAGTGGCAG CTGATCTTCAAAAAGTATAACAAAGACCAATCTTGTTCCATCAGCAGTTTTGAAATGAGGAATGCCGTTAATGAAGCAG GGTTTCATCTAAACAaacagctttatgacatcatagccATGCGATATGCAGACGAACACCTCAACATTGATTTTGACAGCTTCATCTGCTGCTTTGTGAGGCTTGAGGGCATGTTCA GGGCTTTCAATGCATTTGACAAAGATGGAGATGGAATAATTAAGCTTAATGTCCTTGAG TGGCTTCAGCTGACCATGTATTCCTAA
- the capn3b gene encoding calpain-3b isoform X2 — MPRAEALADKMAEENHTGKVPLVEEVEVKALYESESSFGPDDKADYPPAGSNSIYSAILSRNEAVKDAKRLKTFLELKDKYVKKNVVFEDSLFPADDSSLFYSRKLPGNFEWKRPSEICENPHFIIDGANRTDICQGELGDCWLLAAIACLTLNEKLLYRVIPKDQSFTENYAGIFHFQFWRYGEWIDVVVDDRIPTLNNQLVFTKSFRKNEFWSALLEKAYAKLHGSYEALKGGNTLEAMVDFTGGVTEFFELPEAPSELYSIMRRALERGSLMGCSIDVSFAAEMESRTAQGLIRGHAYSIIALEECDSIKHDSKIRLIRLRNPWGRVLWKGPWCPNSKEWSTLSIADKDNLKKQTIEDSEFWMSFEDFKKYFTKMEMCNLTPDTLQGDERHSWTVSVHEGRWVRGSSGGGCRNFPDTFWTNPQYHMRLYEEDDDPDDGQVACTVVVALMQKGRRMQRNKGARLFTIGFSIYEVPKEEIGQNQHLQKDFFLYTASKAKCKTYINLREVTERFRLPPGEYVIIPTTFEPHQEGEFILRVFSEKGNTSEEAENTIGSDEIQPIVFVSDRARANKELEHGGIQGEKKKPKFKILQPAEETEDEKQFRAIYKRIAGEDMQICATELKTVLKNVLSKHTQLKTEGFSLETCRSMIALMDTDGTGKLNLQEFKHLWSKIKQWQLIFKKYNKDQSCSISSFEMRNAVNEAGFHLNKQLYDIIAMRYADEHLNIDFDSFICCFVRLEGMFRAFNAFDKDGDGIIKLNVLEWLQLTMYS, encoded by the exons ATGCCACGGGCTGAGGCTCTCGCTGATAAGATGGCAGAAGAAAACCACACAGGCAAAGTTCCTCTGGTGGAAGAAGTTGAGGTGAAAGCGCTCTATGAATCCGAATCATCGTTTGGGCCTGACGACAAAGCGGATTACCCTCCAGCCGGGTCCAACTCCATCTACTCTGCCAttctaagcagaaacgaggctgtcaAGGATGCCAAGAGACTCAAAACCTTTTTAGAGCTGAAAGACAAGTATGTGAAAAAGAACGTGGTGTTTGAAGACTCGCTGTTTCCTGCAGATGACTCCTCGCTCTTCTATAGTCGCAAACTCCCGGGGAATTTTGAATGGAAACGTCCCTCT GAAATTTGTGAAAACCCCCACTTCATCATCGACGGAGCCAACAGGACGGACATCTGTCAAGGAGAACTGG GTGACTGCTGGCTGCTCGCCGCCATCGCCTGTCTGACGCTGAATGAGAAGCTGCTCTACAGAGTGATCCCCAAAGATCAGAGCTTCACCGAGAACTACGCCGGCATCTTCCACTTCCAG ttctgGCGTTATGGAGAATGGATCGATGTGGTCGTGGACGATCGCATCCCCACCCTTAACAACCAGCTTGTGTTCACCAAATCCTTCAGAAAGAACGAGTTCTGGAGTGCTCTTTTGGAAAAAGCTTATGCCAA GTTACACGGATCATATGAAGCGCTGAAAGGGGGCAACACTTTAGAAGCCATGGTAGACTTCACAGGAGGAGTTACAGAGTTCTTTGAGCTGCCTGAAGCACCGAGCGAACTCTACAGCATCATGAGGAGGGCGCTGGAGCGAGGCTCCCTGATGGGCTGCTCTATAGAT GTTTCTTTTGCTGCGGAAATGGAGAGTCGGACTGCTCAGGGCCTTATCAGGGGCCACGCCTACTCCATCATTGCCTTGGAGGAG TGTGATTCCATTAAACATGACAGCAAAATTCGCCTGATACGTTTACGTAATCCCTGGGGTCGGGTTCTGTGGAAGGGACCGTGGTGTCCAAA TTCAAAGGAATGGTCAACCCTTTCCATTGCAGACAAGGACAACTTAAAAAAACAGACTATCGAGGACAGTGAATTCTG GATGTCATTTGAAGATTTCAAGAAGTACTTCACCAAGATGGAGATGTGTAATCTGACCCCAGACACACTGCAGGGCGATGAGAGACACAGCTGGACCGTGTCGGTCCATGAGGGTCGCTGGGTGAGAGGGAGCTCTGGTGGTGGCTGCAGGAACTTTCCAG ACACTTTCTGGACAAACCCTCAGTACCACATGCGACTGTACGAGGAGGACGACGATCCAGATGACGGGCAGGTAGCCTGCACTGTTGTTGTGGCTCTGATGCAGAAGGGTCGAAGGATGCAGCGCAATAAAGGAGCCAGACTTTTCACTATCGGGTTTTCCATTTACGAG GTGCCCAAAGAG GAGATTGGACAGAATCAGCATCTTCAGAAGGATTTCTTTTTGTACACGGCTTCCAAGGCTAAATGCAAAACCTACATTAACCTGCGGGAGGTCACAGAGCGATTCCGTCTGCCTCCAGGAGAGTATGTCATTATCCCCACGACCTTTGAGCCCCATCAAGAGGGAGAGTTCATTCTCAGGGTATTCTCTGAAAAGGGCAACACATCTGA AGAAGCAGAAAACACAATCGGCTCTGATGAAATACAG CCGATTGTGTTTGTGTCGGACAGAGCACGTGCCAACAAGGAACTCGAGCACGGCGGCATCCAAGGGGAAAAGAAGAAACCAAAG TTTAAAATATTGCAACCTGCGGAAGAGACAGAAGACGAAAAACAGTTTAGGGCCATTTACAAACGGATCGCTGGAGAG GACATGCAGATATGTGCCACGGAACTCAAGACGGTTTTGAAGAACGTGCTCTCCAAAC ATACCCAGTTAAAGACGGAGGGTTTCAGCCTCGAGACATGTCGCAGTATGATCGCATTGATGGAC ACTGATGGGACGGGAAAACTGAATCTGCAAGAGTTCAAGCACTTGTGGAGTAAGATCAAACAGTGGCAG CTGATCTTCAAAAAGTATAACAAAGACCAATCTTGTTCCATCAGCAGTTTTGAAATGAGGAATGCCGTTAATGAAGCAG GGTTTCATCTAAACAaacagctttatgacatcatagccATGCGATATGCAGACGAACACCTCAACATTGATTTTGACAGCTTCATCTGCTGCTTTGTGAGGCTTGAGGGCATGTTCA GGGCTTTCAATGCATTTGACAAAGATGGAGATGGAATAATTAAGCTTAATGTCCTTGAG TGGCTTCAGCTGACCATGTATTCCTAA